Proteins encoded within one genomic window of Ottowia sp. SB7-C50:
- a CDS encoding ABC-type transport auxiliary lipoprotein family protein: MLSGCALPLPDKPVRPQPYDLGPALPVAASAAPSGPALALGGVESSAAIDGSNILYRLMYSDGGQQPRPYALARWTMSPPQLVSQRLREAFSATRPVVEPGAGLAAVEVRTDLDEFAQLFESPGASEGVVRLRVTAIAPAAKTGRLLGQRTFTVRKPAPTADAPGGVAALRAATDEAVAQIVAWVNALPAPR; the protein is encoded by the coding sequence GTGCTGTCCGGCTGCGCCCTGCCGCTGCCCGACAAGCCCGTGCGCCCGCAGCCCTACGACCTGGGCCCGGCGCTGCCGGTGGCCGCCAGCGCCGCTCCCAGCGGCCCCGCGCTGGCGCTGGGCGGGGTGGAATCGTCGGCCGCCATCGACGGCAGCAACATCCTCTATCGCCTGATGTACAGCGACGGCGGCCAGCAGCCGCGGCCCTACGCCCTGGCGCGCTGGACCATGTCGCCGCCGCAACTGGTCAGCCAGCGCCTGCGTGAAGCCTTTTCCGCCACGCGCCCGGTGGTCGAGCCGGGCGCCGGTCTGGCCGCCGTGGAAGTACGCACCGACCTGGACGAATTCGCCCAGTTGTTCGAATCGCCCGGCGCCAGCGAAGGCGTGGTGCGCCTGCGCGTCACGGCCATCGCGCCCGCCGCCAAGACGGGCCGCCTGCTGGGCCAGCGCACCTTCACCGTGCGCAAGCCCGCGCCCACGGCGGACGCGCCCGGCGGCGTGGCCGCGCTGCGGGCCGCGACGGACGAAGCGGTGGCGCAGATCGTGGCCTGGGTCAACGCCTTGCCGGCGCCGCGCTGA
- a CDS encoding M23 family metallopeptidase: MNPKPRPAPRAWARRLRSVLWLALWAAVLWWGGGWLWQQPFMDRPRMLWHIHRMDPPVALPVPVDGVAARRIADTWHGPRDGGARLHEGTDIFAPRGTPVRSATVGIVASIRDGGLGGRQVWVLGPARERHYYAHLDDWAPGLSVGDVVQPGTLLGFVGTTGNAQGTPPHLHYGIYGADGALNPWPLLQAGAAGRSERKVP, encoded by the coding sequence ATGAATCCAAAGCCTCGGCCCGCCCCGCGCGCCTGGGCGCGGCGCCTGCGCAGCGTGCTGTGGCTGGCGCTCTGGGCCGCTGTGCTGTGGTGGGGCGGCGGCTGGCTGTGGCAGCAGCCCTTCATGGACCGCCCGCGCATGCTGTGGCACATCCACCGCATGGACCCGCCCGTCGCGCTGCCGGTGCCGGTGGACGGCGTGGCCGCGCGCCGCATCGCCGACACCTGGCACGGCCCGCGCGACGGCGGCGCGCGCCTGCACGAGGGCACCGACATCTTCGCCCCGCGTGGCACGCCGGTGCGCAGTGCCACCGTGGGCATCGTGGCGTCGATCCGCGACGGCGGGCTGGGCGGCAGGCAGGTGTGGGTGCTGGGGCCGGCGCGCGAGCGGCATTACTACGCGCACCTCGACGACTGGGCGCCCGGCCTGTCGGTGGGCGACGTGGTGCAGCCCGGCACGCTGCTCGGCTTTGTCGGCACCACCGGCAATGCGCAAGGCACGCCGCCGCATCTGCACTATGGCATCTATGGGGCCGACGGCGCGTTGAATCC
- a CDS encoding MlaD family protein, whose protein sequence is MENKAHALAAGAFVLTVLALLIGMAMWLMRDVANTTTYELVSTEAVTGLQPQAAVRYKGVAVGRVTSIALDPSQRGNVMMRIAVTPNAPITRSTYATLGFQGVTGLSFLQLDDEGTSTEPLPPGPNGPPRIPFKPGLLGELTDRAQALIGKLDETADRVNRLLGDDNQAAISTALVEIGRSAHSVQQLAATTQQTITAQFGPGKTDIPGLVRQANTALKSIDGAAQQTRQTVARFDGVATDVKRAVDQVAGKGGVVDQLSDSASTVIGTTLPRIQTLTEDASHTIRRLDRIANTLGENPQSLIYGAGAIPPGPGEPGFGQAGAAAPDTPAQPASR, encoded by the coding sequence ATGGAAAATAAAGCCCACGCCCTGGCCGCCGGCGCCTTCGTGCTGACGGTGCTGGCGCTGCTCATCGGCATGGCCATGTGGCTGATGCGCGATGTGGCCAACACGACCACCTACGAACTCGTGTCCACCGAAGCCGTCACCGGCCTGCAGCCGCAGGCGGCGGTGCGCTACAAGGGTGTCGCGGTGGGCCGGGTGACCAGCATCGCGCTCGACCCGTCGCAGCGCGGCAACGTCATGATGCGCATCGCCGTCACGCCCAACGCGCCCATCACCCGCTCGACCTATGCCACGCTGGGGTTCCAGGGCGTGACGGGCCTGTCGTTTCTGCAGCTGGACGACGAAGGCACGTCGACCGAGCCGCTGCCGCCCGGCCCCAACGGGCCGCCGCGCATCCCCTTCAAGCCCGGCCTGCTGGGCGAACTGACCGACCGCGCGCAGGCGCTGATCGGCAAGCTGGACGAAACCGCCGACCGCGTCAACCGCCTGCTGGGCGACGACAACCAGGCCGCCATCAGCACCGCGCTGGTCGAAATCGGCCGCAGCGCGCACAGCGTGCAGCAGCTGGCGGCGACCACGCAGCAGACCATCACGGCCCAGTTCGGCCCCGGCAAGACCGACATCCCCGGCCTGGTGCGGCAGGCCAACACCGCGCTCAAGTCGATTGACGGCGCGGCGCAGCAGACGCGGCAGACGGTGGCGCGCTTTGACGGCGTGGCCACCGACGTGAAGCGCGCGGTCGATCAGGTGGCGGGCAAGGGCGGCGTGGTCGACCAGCTGAGCGACAGCGCCAGCACCGTCATCGGCACCACGCTGCCGCGCATCCAGACGCTGACCGAAGACGCCAGCCACACCATCCGGCGGCTTGACCGCATCGCCAACACGCTGGGCGAGAACCCGCAGTCGCTGATCTACGGCGCCGGCGCCATTCCGCCCGGCCCCGGTGAACCCGGCTTTGGCCAGGCCGGCGCCGCCGCGCCCGACACCCCCGCCCAACCCGCGTCCCGCTGA
- a CDS encoding polymer-forming cytoskeletal protein, with protein sequence MALQGPFFGKRDEPTPPRTPGVSTLGGTSSLGSAGSPGAAAQPFSAPVNAPAATPVAPATPAVPESGAKLTVGPNIKLKGVEITDCDTLLVEGMVEATVNSRVIQISEPGSFKGSAEIDIAEVHGVFDGNLTVRQKLVIFATGKVTGKVRYGKIVIEEGGQISGDITFGTSGDKPATSGASGAKGEQLAV encoded by the coding sequence ATGGCACTGCAAGGACCGTTTTTCGGCAAGCGCGACGAACCCACCCCTCCCCGCACCCCCGGCGTTTCGACGCTCGGCGGCACCAGTTCGCTCGGGTCTGCCGGCTCGCCCGGCGCGGCTGCGCAGCCGTTCTCGGCGCCGGTGAACGCGCCCGCGGCCACGCCGGTCGCACCGGCGACGCCCGCCGTGCCGGAAAGCGGCGCCAAGCTGACCGTCGGCCCCAACATCAAGCTCAAGGGCGTCGAGATCACCGACTGCGACACGCTGCTGGTCGAAGGCATGGTCGAAGCCACCGTCAACTCCCGCGTGATCCAGATTTCCGAGCCCGGCTCGTTCAAGGGCTCGGCCGAGATCGACATCGCCGAAGTGCATGGCGTGTTTGACGGCAACCTGACGGTGCGCCAGAAACTGGTGATCTTTGCCACCGGCAAGGTCACGGGCAAGGTCCGCTATGGCAAGATCGTGATCGAGGAAGGGGGCCAGATCTCCGGTGACATCACGTTCGGCACCAGCGGCGACAAGCCAGCCACGTCCGGCGCCAGCGGCGCCAAGGGCGAGCAACTGGCCGTCTGA
- a CDS encoding GMC family oxidoreductase, whose translation MSDLTFDTIIVGAGTAGCLLANRLSRDTTRRVLLIEAGQKDDYHWVHIPVGYLYCIGNPRTDWLYQTEPAAGLNGRTLRYPRGKVLGGCSSINGMIYMRGQSRDYDQWAALTGEDEWRWENCLPDFKAHEDHYKLDSTMRPAGQRQGPDSPGFSDLHGHGGEWRVEKQRLRWDVLDAFAAAAQQAGIPATDDFNRGTNEGVGYFEVNQKAGWRWNTAKAFLRPALQRPNLTVWTGAQVKRLVIERGEGGLRCAGVELVRGGHALKVRAAREVLLTAGSIGSPQILQLSGIGPAALLRQHGIDVLADLPGVGANLQDHLQIRSVYKIAGGKTLNQLASTLWGKGLIGLEYALRRSGPMSMAPSQLGAFTRSSPAFEWPNIEYHVQPLSLDAFGEPLHAFPAITASVCNLNPSSRGHVQIKSPRFEDAPAIAPNYLATDDDRQVAADSLRVTRRIMAQTAMARFKPEEFKPGAQYQTDDELARLAGDIASTIFHPVGTTKMGKGDDPLAVLTPRLQVRDGTGGLIAGLRVVDAGAMPTITSGNTNSPTLMMAEKAARWITGTGA comes from the coding sequence ATGAGCGACCTCACTTTCGACACCATCATCGTCGGCGCCGGCACGGCCGGGTGCCTGCTGGCCAACCGGTTGTCGCGCGACACCACCCGGCGCGTGCTGCTGATCGAGGCGGGCCAGAAGGACGACTACCACTGGGTGCACATTCCCGTCGGCTACCTGTACTGCATCGGCAACCCGCGCACCGACTGGCTGTACCAGACCGAACCCGCCGCGGGCTTGAACGGCCGCACGCTGCGCTACCCGCGCGGCAAGGTGCTGGGCGGGTGCAGCAGCATCAACGGCATGATCTACATGCGCGGGCAGTCGCGCGACTACGACCAGTGGGCCGCGCTGACGGGCGAGGACGAATGGCGCTGGGAAAACTGCCTGCCCGACTTCAAGGCGCACGAAGATCACTACAAATTAGATAGCACCATGCGCCCTGCGGGTCAGCGCCAGGGGCCAGATTCACCTGGTTTTTCTGACCTGCACGGCCACGGCGGCGAATGGCGCGTGGAGAAGCAGCGCCTGCGCTGGGACGTGCTGGACGCCTTTGCCGCCGCCGCGCAGCAGGCCGGCATCCCCGCCACCGACGACTTCAACCGCGGCACCAACGAAGGCGTGGGTTACTTCGAAGTCAACCAGAAAGCCGGCTGGCGCTGGAATACGGCCAAGGCCTTTCTGCGGCCCGCCCTGCAGCGCCCCAACCTGACGGTGTGGACCGGCGCGCAGGTCAAGCGCCTTGTCATCGAGCGCGGCGAGGGTGGCCTGCGCTGCGCCGGCGTCGAACTGGTGCGCGGCGGCCACGCGCTGAAGGTGCGCGCCGCGCGCGAGGTGCTGCTGACGGCCGGCAGCATCGGCTCGCCGCAGATCCTGCAGCTGTCGGGCATCGGCCCGGCGGCGCTGCTGCGCCAGCACGGCATCGACGTGCTGGCCGACCTGCCGGGCGTGGGCGCCAACCTGCAGGACCACCTGCAGATCCGCAGCGTCTACAAGATCGCCGGCGGCAAGACGCTGAACCAGCTGGCCAGCACGCTGTGGGGCAAGGGCCTGATCGGGCTGGAATACGCACTGCGCCGCAGCGGGCCCATGAGCATGGCGCCCAGCCAGCTGGGGGCGTTCACCCGCTCGTCGCCCGCCTTCGAGTGGCCCAACATCGAATACCACGTGCAGCCGCTCAGCCTGGACGCCTTCGGCGAGCCGCTGCACGCGTTTCCGGCCATCACCGCCAGCGTCTGCAACCTCAACCCCAGCAGCCGCGGCCACGTGCAGATCAAGAGCCCGCGCTTCGAGGACGCCCCCGCCATCGCGCCCAACTACCTGGCCACCGACGACGACCGCCAGGTCGCCGCCGACAGCCTGCGCGTCACGCGCCGCATCATGGCGCAGACGGCCATGGCGCGCTTCAAGCCCGAGGAGTTCAAGCCCGGCGCGCAGTACCAGACCGACGACGAACTGGCCCGCCTGGCCGGCGACATCGCCAGCACCATCTTCCACCCCGTCGGCACCACCAAGATGGGCAAGGGCGACGACCCGCTGGCCGTGCTGACCCCGCGCCTGCAGGTGCGCGACGGCACCGGCGGCCTCATCGCCGGCCTGCGCGTGGTCGACGCCGGCGCCATGCCGACGATCACCAGCGGCAACACCAACAGCCCGACGCTGATGATGGCCGAGAAGGCGGCGCGCTGGATCACCGGCACCGGCGCGTGA
- a CDS encoding ABC transporter ATP-binding protein: MIEVRGLWSVFPKPGGGQVVVHKDLDLTVYRGEVLTLVGGSGTGKTVLLRQMLGLNTPAKGSITVLGQPVQKLQRAGAATRVGMLFQQGALFSAFSVLDNIAFPLRETRVLPDALVREAAMLKLQMVGLKPTDAQKMPSELSGGMIKRVALARALAMDPPLLMLDEPTAGLDPDSSDAFVALLRSLHQELGLTVVMVTHDLDTLFELSTRVAVLADQRVIIAAPVPEVLAFDHPFIHHFFLGERGQRAMELLRTRRASSPAATAPKGA; encoded by the coding sequence ATGATCGAGGTGCGCGGGCTGTGGAGCGTGTTCCCCAAGCCCGGCGGCGGCCAGGTGGTGGTGCACAAGGATCTGGACCTGACCGTGTACCGCGGCGAGGTGCTGACGCTGGTGGGCGGCTCGGGCACCGGCAAGACGGTGCTGCTGCGCCAGATGCTGGGGCTGAACACGCCGGCCAAGGGCAGCATCACCGTGCTGGGCCAGCCGGTGCAGAAGCTGCAGCGCGCCGGCGCCGCCACGCGCGTGGGCATGCTGTTTCAGCAGGGGGCGCTGTTCTCGGCCTTCAGCGTGCTCGACAACATCGCCTTTCCGCTGCGCGAAACGCGCGTGCTGCCCGACGCGCTGGTACGCGAGGCGGCGATGCTCAAACTGCAGATGGTCGGCCTGAAGCCCACCGACGCGCAGAAGATGCCGTCCGAGCTGTCGGGCGGCATGATCAAGCGCGTGGCGCTGGCGCGCGCGCTGGCCATGGACCCGCCGCTGCTGATGCTGGACGAGCCCACCGCCGGGCTGGACCCGGACAGCTCGGACGCGTTCGTCGCGCTGCTGCGATCGCTGCACCAGGAGCTGGGGCTGACGGTGGTCATGGTCACGCACGACCTGGACACGCTGTTCGAGCTGTCCACCCGCGTCGCGGTGCTGGCCGACCAGCGCGTCATCATCGCCGCGCCGGTGCCCGAGGTGCTGGCCTTCGACCACCCGTTCATTCACCACTTCTTCCTGGGCGAGCGCGGGCAGCGCGCCATGGAACTGCTGCGCACGCGCCGCGCCTCGTCCCCCGCGGCCACCGCGCCGAAAGGAGCCTGA